The sequence GCTCGCTTTTGAGGTATTTTTGGTGCAATTCTTCTAAACTCAAGCTAGGGGTTTTGCTCTGTTTGCGATCCATTTTGGCTAAACGCAGTTCCATTAAGACCTCCCATGAAATAGCCTTGAAGTTTAGCCTACCTTGCCTTAAAACCCCTTTTAGAGCCCCACACCCACTCCCCGCCGATGTATAGACTCTGCACCTTTCTTGCTTGCAAGAGCCAATGCAACACCCCTTGTAAGTTGGGCTGAGAGTTAAAACCAAAGAGGGCAAAATCCGCTAAAAAGCCCGCTTGCAAACTCCCCCCTTGTAGGCCCAAAGCGTGGCTGGCGCGTAGGGTCGCCCCGAGCAAAATTTGGGGTAGGGCCTCTAAAAGGGGAACATTCAAGGCAAAAAGGGCGATGCGCAGTTCCTCTAAAAGTAGGGTGTTGGCATTAGAGCTTGCGCCATCTGTGGCTAGGGCGATCTTCACACCCGCCTTATTTATCTGCTTAAAATCCAAGAGTTTACCGCTTAACAGGCGGTTAGAGCGCGGGCAAGAAATGAGCGTGGGGTGCGCACTCTCTTTGACGTGCTGTAAATGCACCTTTGTGGCAAACATGGCATGCACTAAAAGCAACTTTTGCCCTTGAAATAGGTCTAAAAACTCTAAAGGGCTTACATAGTGTGGGGCACTTAGCCCGTGTTTGGCGTAAAAATCCTTGAAATATCCCCCCCGCCCCTCTAAAAAGTCCAACTCCGCCTTAGACTCCAAAAAATGCGTGGAGACCACGGGACTTTTGTAGGTACTTAAAACCTGCTTGGCTAAGTCTTTATGCACTGAATAGGGGGCGTGGATGGCAATGGCGGGGGTGAATTTCGCACTTTGACATTCAAGGCTTAGAGCGTGGCGCTTACTAAACGCCTCAAAAGCGGGGGTGATATCGGCGTTTGCCCCGATGAGCTCATCAAAGAACACCACCCGTAAGGGGCTCTCTTTTAAGATAGGGCGATCCAAACCATAACTGCTGATCGCCCCTACACTCGCCACACCCTGCATGAGTTGCTCGCACACCGCTTTTTGCATATGCGCTGTGGCTTTTTTGAGCACTTGGCTTCTGTTGGACATGACTGAGCTAAGCCACCCCTCAAAGCTCCCATAGCTAAAATTATTTTTCTGCCCCGCAAACTCAAAATGGATATGCGGGTTTGCCAAAGCGGGCATTAAAAGGGCGTTTTTATAAAAATGGGCTTTTGCGCTTGGGTGCTTGGTGCAAAGTTTAGCGTAATCGCCCACTTCTAAAATGCGCCCCCCCTCAAACAACACCCCCCCATTAGGCAGAATATCAAAGCTCGGGTTACACACAAGCGCGCACTTCGCTCCCAAAATTTTAAGCCCCATAGACAATATCTTCCCCTTGCAATACCAAGCGCACAACCCCTTTTAAACTCTCTTTATAGTAGGGGCTGTGTGGGTTTTGCACCACTTCCTCCCCCTCAAGGTCCACAAGCATTAAACGGGCTTCTTTGCCCTCTTGCACCGCACCGCAATTTAAGCGCAAGAATTTAGCCGGCGTGCTTGCCATGAGCTCTATGAGCCTTTCAAGGCTCACTAGGCCCGTTTGGACTAAATACGTGTAGGCGAGACTAAAGCTACTTTCAATGCAATGCATGCCAAAAGGAGCTTCTTCAAAGATGTCTTGCGCTTTGGGGGGACGGGTGTAGTGTAGGCTTGTTAGCATGTCAATTTGCCCCCCTTTTAGGGCTTTGTGTAGAGCTTTTTGCTTCTCTTTGCTTTGCAGGGGGGGCAGGATTTTAAAGCGGGGCTCGTAGGTTCTATAAACGCTCTCGGTGAGGATGAGGTGGTGTAGAGGGGTTTGCACGAATAGGGGCGCGCCTAGAGATTTTAAGCTTGCGGCGATGTTTAACGCGTCCATTTCCACCACGCTATCTAGCATGGTGTCTCTTTGGATATGCAGCGCCATGCTGGCGTATTTGCCCACCTCTTTAATTTGGATGAGCGGGCTCACACTGGGCAGCCCGAGTTTGTAGGCTAGGGGGGTGCTGTCTGCGATGCCTAGAGTGGGGCGGCCCTCATAGCCGCGCACACCGCACACCAGGGGCAAGTTCAACATTTTGGCATAATCTAGGGCGGGCAAGAGCTTCTGCCCCTCTAGGTTGTAAATGTAAAGGCAGGCAGGGCTAGATAAACTGCTTACAATCTTAGATAAATTTTGTAGGCGTTGTTTGGCGTTTAAGGGGTGCAAACAAATGGGGTCTTTGGCTTTTTGCGCCTCTTTGGCGGTGGTGTTTTCTAAATTGTCCTCTGCCTCTTTAAAGTCCAAAGGCTGCATTTCTGGCTCGTGTAAAGAGTAAAGGGGCTCTAAATCAATCCCCATGAGCGTGCCCACCCCCCCTTTAAAGGCTTGGGCTTTTAGGGCGGCGTAGGTGGTGGCTTGCAGGTTATGCAAGAACACGCCCAAATCCACAAGGCTAGGCAAAAGTGTAAGCCCCTTGCCCTCTAAAACCTTTTCGCCCTCTGTGGGGCATAGGGATGGGGCGATTTGGACGATGTGTGCGCCTAAAATGCGCACATCCACGCCCGCACCGCCCATAAGCTTGATATTTTTGAGTAACAAAAGACCTCCTTAAAGTTGCAGTAAAAACGCCCCCAAGCGATCCATTTGTCCGCTTAAGATCAAAACACCCATGCCCACTAAGAGCAACCCTGAGAAAACCTCCACCGCCCGGCTGTAAGTGCGCATTTTTTTGAGCACTCCCCACACTTGGTTAAGCAACAGCGCCACCACCAAAAAGGGCAGCCCAAAACCCAGCACAAACACGCCCAAAAGCGCCATGCCATAGGCGTGCTCCGCCCCACTAAGTAGGACGATGCTTGTAAAGATAGGGCCGATGCAAGGAGTCCAACCTAGAGCAAAACTCACGCCCAAAATGAAGGGGATGAGGCTGTTTAAAAAAGGATTCTTAAACTCTAGGCGCACTTCTAGGGTTTTGCTTTTGTAAAGCCATTTAATAGGCAAGACCCCCAAAAAGTGTAAGCCAAAGACCACCACCACCAAGCCCGCCACCACCCGCACCCAAGGGGCGTTTAAATAAGCGTGCATGATCCTTGCCATAGACACCCCGATGAGCCAAAAGACCAAACCAAAGCCCAGCACGAACAAGCTAGCCTTAGCCAAAACCGCCCAACGCGGGGCGTTGCCACTTTTTAATTCCTCTAAAGAAGTTTGCGAGATGTAGGACAAGTAGGCGGGGATTAGGGGCAAAACGCAGGGACTTAAAAACGCCAAAATGCCCGCCAAAAATGAAGCAATCAAGGGTGTTTTGTCAAAGAGCGTCAAAAGGTTGTCCTCGAACATCTACCTATCCTAAGTTTTTTGCTATAATACCGCACAATTATAGTACACCTAGCATTTAGATTTAAGGACATTAAGCCACCGATGCAAACCCCCATTGAAGAAACCACCCAGCCCACGAAGTCTTTTAAAGATTTGGGCTTAAACTCCAAGATTTTAAAATCTATCGCCGAAGTGGGCTTCACCCAGCCTAGCCCCATACAAGAAAAGGCGATCCCTTTAGTGCTCGCAGGCAAGGATGTGATCGCCCAAGCCCAGACCGGCACGGGCAAAACTGCCGCCTTCGCCTTGCCCATTATCCAAAACTTGCAAAACAACAAGAGCGTGGAAGCCCTAGTCATCACACCCACTAGAGAGCTGGCCATGCAAGTGAGCGATGAGATTTTTAAACTCGGCAAGAGCTCACGCACCCGCACGATATGCGTTTATGGGGGCAGAGCATCCGCAAACAATGCGAGCTACTAGAGCGCAACCCGCAGGTGATGATCGCCACCCCGGGCAGGCTCTTAGATCACCTAAAAAACAAACGCTTAAAACGCTTTGCACCCAAAGTCGTGGTCTTGGATGAAAGCGATGAAATGCTTGACATGGGCTTTTTGGATGACATTGAAGAGATTTTTGACTATTTGCCCGAAAATGCGCAGATTCTCTTATTTTCTGCCACCATGCCCCCGCCCATTAAAGAGTTGGCAAATAAGATCTTGCAAAACCCCGTGTCCGTCCACATTGCCCCCACGCATGTAACCAACGCCGACATTGCGCAACGCTTTTATGTGATCAATGAACATGAGCGCAACGAAGCGATCATGCGCTTGTTGGATAAAGAAACCCCCAGCAAAAGCATCATTTTTATGCGGATGAAAAGAGAAGTGGATGAATTGCACCAATTTTTGAGTGCGAAGGGCTATAAGACCACGCCCCTACACGGCGACATGGAACAAAGGGCGAGGCAAGCTTCTATTAAAGCCTTTAAATCCAAACAAGCGGATGTCTTGATCGCCACCGATGTGGCGAGTCGGGGGCTAGACATCAGCGATGTAAGCCATGTATTCAACTACCACATGCCCCTAAACACCGAGAGCTACATCCACCGTATCGGGCGCACGGGGCGGGCGGGCAAAAAGGGCGTGGCGATCACACTTGTAACCCCCTTAGAGTATAAAGAGTTGCAACGCATGCAAAAGGACATCGGCGCGTCTTTAGAGCTTTACGAAATCCCACACATGGATGAGGATCGCTTGGTCAAAGCCCTTTCAAAGGTGGAAGTGGACGCTGAGGTCGTGAGCTTATACGAGCAACTGACTGAGCAGTTTGAACCCTCTCAGTTGGTGCTCAAGCTCTTAAGTTTGCAATTTAAGAGCCACAAGGTAGATTTAGACCATATTTTTACAGAGTCAAAGCCAAGCGAGTCTAAAAAACCCCCAAGAAGTTCGAGACCCCGCAAAAATGGGCGTTTTAAGGACTCCAGACGCAAGTATTAAGAAAATAGAAAAATAGGAAAACATCATGAACCACCCTTTTATTTGGCAAGATGGCAAGCTTGTCCCCTTTGAAAAAGCCACTATTCATGTTCTCAGTTATAGTCTGCACTACGCTAATTTGGTGTTTGAAGGCATCCGCGCCTATAAGGGCAAGGACGGCTTGTTTGTGTTCCGTTTGCACGATCACATGCAACGGCTTTTGGATTCGTGTAAGGCGGTGGGGCTAAAGATCCCCTACTCCATAGAAGAGCTAAACCACGCCACACTAGAAACCTTGCGGGCGAATAAGTGCGATGCCAACACCTACATCCGCCCCTTTGTGTTCATGGGGCTTGGCACACTTGGCATTTGTGCGAGCAACCCCCCCATCCACACTGCCATTGCCACCGTAA is a genomic window of Helicobacter sp. NHP19-012 containing:
- the mqnF gene encoding aminofutalosine deaminase family hydrolase, which codes for MGLKILGAKCALVCNPSFDILPNGGVLFEGGRILEVGDYAKLCTKHPSAKAHFYKNALLMPALANPHIHFEFAGQKNNFSYGSFEGWLSSVMSNRSQVLKKATAHMQKAVCEQLMQGVASVGAISSYGLDRPILKESPLRVVFFDELIGANADITPAFEAFSKRHALSLECQSAKFTPAIAIHAPYSVHKDLAKQVLSTYKSPVVSTHFLESKAELDFLEGRGGYFKDFYAKHGLSAPHYVSPLEFLDLFQGQKLLLVHAMFATKVHLQHVKESAHPTLISCPRSNRLLSGKLLDFKQINKAGVKIALATDGASSNANTLLLEELRIALFALNVPLLEALPQILLGATLRASHALGLQGGSLQAGFLADFALFGFNSQPNLQGVLHWLLQARKVQSLYIGGEWVWGSKRGFKAR
- a CDS encoding amidohydrolase family protein gives rise to the protein MLLKNIKLMGGAGVDVRILGAHIVQIAPSLCPTEGEKVLEGKGLTLLPSLVDLGVFLHNLQATTYAALKAQAFKGGVGTLMGIDLEPLYSLHEPEMQPLDFKEAEDNLENTTAKEAQKAKDPICLHPLNAKQRLQNLSKIVSSLSSPACLYIYNLEGQKLLPALDYAKMLNLPLVCGVRGYEGRPTLGIADSTPLAYKLGLPSVSPLIQIKEVGKYASMALHIQRDTMLDSVVEMDALNIAASLKSLGAPLFVQTPLHHLILTESVYRTYEPRFKILPPLQSKEKQKALHKALKGGQIDMLTSLHYTRPPKAQDIFEEAPFGMHCIESSFSLAYTYLVQTGLVSLERLIELMASTPAKFLRLNCGAVQEGKEARLMLVDLEGEEVVQNPHSPYYKESLKGVVRLVLQGEDIVYGA
- a CDS encoding cytochrome c biogenesis protein CcdA, with product MFEDNLLTLFDKTPLIASFLAGILAFLSPCVLPLIPAYLSYISQTSLEELKSGNAPRWAVLAKASLFVLGFGLVFWLIGVSMARIMHAYLNAPWVRVVAGLVVVVFGLHFLGVLPIKWLYKSKTLEVRLEFKNPFLNSLIPFILGVSFALGWTPCIGPIFTSIVLLSGAEHAYGMALLGVFVLGFGLPFLVVALLLNQVWGVLKKMRTYSRAVEVFSGLLLVGMGVLILSGQMDRLGAFLLQL